One genomic window of Ziziphus jujuba cultivar Dongzao chromosome 4, ASM3175591v1 includes the following:
- the LOC107416187 gene encoding uncharacterized protein LOC107416187 isoform X3, whose translation MAFSYVICNNGGGGGIVVKILLLVFLFELIEGASTPAVEVLGNISKVEDAVYFHIYYGQTFRVIKNAIDANSYLLIQSDSRMAGRTKYCTSRIKSFLIPLSNYSVDTQFFPVSFFELLGSLQSMKGMTSDSVASQCVIKLYEAGEIQVIDKSDPQQFSQFGAHFISDIDQPQACNFASFVPFSEDTPLQRAEWIKYLGIFANLEDRANWVYNAVKANYICLSNASSSRTSFRPNVAWMEYSNYVEDAGGENIDKSINKITYNVSDPDELEAFHAILCTVEVIIDETYTSDPAAYNLSNFLQNVKVEDHSCFGFLSNNSLWRYDKRIQNSTALDWYNGAVSQPQLVLADLIEALFPTGNYTTTYFRNIAKNEGVIAIGPEMCDRNVSLAMEPTILPCA comes from the exons atggcattttcttatgttatttgtaacaatggtggtggtggtggaataGTAGTCAAAATCTTGTTGTTGGTGTTTTTGTTTGAGTTGATTGAAGGAGCTTCAACTCCGGCAGTGGAAGTGTTGGGGAACATATCCAAGGTGGAAGATGCAGTGtatttccatatatattatGGACAGACCTTCAGAGTCATCAAGAACGCCATTGATGCCAATAGCTACCTTCTCATCCAG AGTGATTCAAGGATGGCAGGAAGGACAAAGTATTGCACCTCAAGAATCAAATCCTTTCTAATCCCACTTTCAAACTATTCAGTTGATACCCAGTTCTTTCCAG TTTCCTTTTTTGAG CTTCTAGGCTCACTACAGAGCATGAAGGGAATGACTTCGGATTCAGTGGCTTCTCAATGCGTAATAAAACTGTATGAAGCTGGAGAAATCCAAGTGATTGATAAAAGTGATCCACAACAATTTTCACAATTTGGAGCACATTTTATTAGTGACATCGATCAACCTCAAGCATGCAATTTCGCATCTTTTGTTCCTTTTTCGGAGGATACCCCTTTgcag AGAGCTGAATGGATCAAGTACTTGGGAATTTTTGCAAACCTTGAAGATAGAGCAAATTGGGTCTATAATGCA GTTAAAGCGAATTATATATGCTTGAGTAATGCTTCTTCCAGCAGGACATCGTTCAGACCAAATGTAGCTTGGATGGAGTACTCGAAT TATGTGGAAGATGCAGGGGGAGAAAACATCGACAAATCTATAAACAAAATCACCTATAATGTCTCCGATCCTGATGAATTGGAGGCATTCCATGCCATTCTATGT ACTGTGGAAGTGATTATTGATGAGACATACACTTCAGACCCAGCTGCATACAATCTATCAAACTTTCTCCAAAATGTAAAAGTGGAAGATCATTCTTGTTTTGGTTTTCTCTCAAACAATAGCTTATGGAGATACGATAAGAGAATTCAAAACTCTACTGCTTTGG ACTGGTATAATGGAGCGGTTTCCCAACCACAACTAGTTCTAGCAGATCTTATTGAGGCATTGTTTCCTACAGGAAACTACACTACAACGTACTTTAGGAATATTGCAAAG AATGAAGGAGTTATAGCAATTGGTCCTGAAATGTGTGATAGGAATGTATCCTTGGCAATGGAGCCTACCATATTACCTTGTGCATAA
- the LOC107416183 gene encoding ALA-interacting subunit 1 — MSGPSSSGGKEGSTHSKKHHSRKPKYSKFSQQELPACKPILTPGWVISSFISIGIVFIPLGLSSLFASERVVEIVDRYDEACVPSNFTKSMKISFIQNNQSDKSCTRSLTVPKDMRSPIYIYYQLDNFYQNHRRYVRNRSDKQLRSKEDEDEIDECKPEDSANNRPIVPCGLIAWSLFNDTYSFAVKTIGLDVDKKNIAWKSDREHKFGSDVFPKNFQTTGLIGGAKLNASIPLSEQSDLIVWMRTAALPTFRKLYGRLNVDLSANDVITVTIQNNYNTYSFGGKKTLVLSTTSWIGGKNDFLGIAYLIVGGMNLFLAILFILVYVFRPRPLGDPSYLSWNKNPSGLKS, encoded by the exons ATGAGCGGACCATCGAGTTCAGGTGGCAAAGAAGGATCAACGCATTCCAAAAAGCATCATTCCAGGAAACCCAAAT ATTCTAAATTCTCGCAGCAAGAGCTTCCTGCTTGCAAACCAATTTTAACTCCTGGATGG GTAATATCATCATTTATCTCTATTGGCATTGTATTCATCCCTCTTGGCCTTTCTTCCCTGTTTGCATCTGAGCGT GTGGTGGAAATAGTGGACCGCTATGATGAAGCTTGTGTTCCTTCTAATTTTACCAAAAGTATGAAGATTTCATTTATTCAGAACAACCAATCTGACAAGTCATGTACTAGGAGCTTGACT GTTCCAAAGGATATGAGAAGTCCAATTTATATCTATTATCAACTTGATAATTTCTATCAGAATCATCGCCG ATATGTTAGAAATAGAAGCGACAAACAATTGCGTAGCAAGGAGGATGAAGATGAGATCGATGAGTGTAAACCTGAAGATTCTGCAAATAACCGTCCAATTGTTCCCTGTGGCCTCATTGCCTGGAGTTTGTTTAATGACACCTATTCATTTGCAGTGAAAACAATTGGACTTGatgttgacaaaaaaaatattgcatGGAAAAGTGACCGGGAGCATAAATTTGGCTCTGATGTTTTTCCTAAGAATTTCCAGACTACAGGTTTGATCGGTGGTGCAAAACTAAACGCTAGCATACCT TTGAGTGAACAATCAGATCTTATTGTTTGGATGCGAACTGCAGCATTGCCGACATTCAGAAAGCTATATGGAAGGCTGAATGTGGACCTTTCGGCTAATGATGTGATAACAGTTACTATACAGAATAATTATAACACTTACAGTTTTGGAGGCAAAAAAACGCTGGTACTTTCAACCACTAGTTGGATTGGTGGTAAGAATGATTTCCTAGGCATTGCATATCTTATTGTTGGCGGAATGAACTTGTTCTTGGCTATACTCTTCATACTTGTGTACGTCTTCAGGCCAAG GCCTCTTGGAGATCCATCCTACTTGTCTTGGAATAAGAATCCATCAGGACTGAAGAGCTAG
- the LOC107416187 gene encoding uncharacterized protein LOC107416187 isoform X4, translated as MAFSYVICNNGGGGGIVVKILLLVFLFELIEGASTPAVEVLGNISKVEDAVYFHIYYGQTFRVIKNAIDANSYLLIQSDSRMAGRTKYCTSRIKSFLIPLSNYSVDTQFFPVSFFELLGSLQSMKGMTSDSVASQCVIKLYEAGEIQVIDKSDPQQFSQFGAHFISDIDQPQACNFASFVPFSEDTPLQRAEWIKYLGIFANLEDRANWVKANYICLSNASSSRTSFRPNVAWMEYSNYVEDAGGENIDKSINKITYNVSDPDELEAFHAILCTVEVIIDETYTSDPAAYNLSNFLQNVKVEDHSCFGFLSNNSLWRYDKRIQNSTALDWYNGAVSQPQLVLADLIEALFPTGNYTTTYFRNIAKNEGVIAIGPEMCDRNVSLAMEPTILPCA; from the exons atggcattttcttatgttatttgtaacaatggtggtggtggtggaataGTAGTCAAAATCTTGTTGTTGGTGTTTTTGTTTGAGTTGATTGAAGGAGCTTCAACTCCGGCAGTGGAAGTGTTGGGGAACATATCCAAGGTGGAAGATGCAGTGtatttccatatatattatGGACAGACCTTCAGAGTCATCAAGAACGCCATTGATGCCAATAGCTACCTTCTCATCCAG AGTGATTCAAGGATGGCAGGAAGGACAAAGTATTGCACCTCAAGAATCAAATCCTTTCTAATCCCACTTTCAAACTATTCAGTTGATACCCAGTTCTTTCCAG TTTCCTTTTTTGAG CTTCTAGGCTCACTACAGAGCATGAAGGGAATGACTTCGGATTCAGTGGCTTCTCAATGCGTAATAAAACTGTATGAAGCTGGAGAAATCCAAGTGATTGATAAAAGTGATCCACAACAATTTTCACAATTTGGAGCACATTTTATTAGTGACATCGATCAACCTCAAGCATGCAATTTCGCATCTTTTGTTCCTTTTTCGGAGGATACCCCTTTgcag AGAGCTGAATGGATCAAGTACTTGGGAATTTTTGCAAACCTTGAAGATAGAGCAAATTGG GTTAAAGCGAATTATATATGCTTGAGTAATGCTTCTTCCAGCAGGACATCGTTCAGACCAAATGTAGCTTGGATGGAGTACTCGAAT TATGTGGAAGATGCAGGGGGAGAAAACATCGACAAATCTATAAACAAAATCACCTATAATGTCTCCGATCCTGATGAATTGGAGGCATTCCATGCCATTCTATGT ACTGTGGAAGTGATTATTGATGAGACATACACTTCAGACCCAGCTGCATACAATCTATCAAACTTTCTCCAAAATGTAAAAGTGGAAGATCATTCTTGTTTTGGTTTTCTCTCAAACAATAGCTTATGGAGATACGATAAGAGAATTCAAAACTCTACTGCTTTGG ACTGGTATAATGGAGCGGTTTCCCAACCACAACTAGTTCTAGCAGATCTTATTGAGGCATTGTTTCCTACAGGAAACTACACTACAACGTACTTTAGGAATATTGCAAAG AATGAAGGAGTTATAGCAATTGGTCCTGAAATGTGTGATAGGAATGTATCCTTGGCAATGGAGCCTACCATATTACCTTGTGCATAA
- the LOC107416187 gene encoding uncharacterized protein LOC107416187 isoform X5, with product MQCISIYIMDRPSESSRTPLMPIATFSSRMAGRTKYCTSRIKSFLIPLSNYSVDTQFFPVSFFELLGSLQSMKGMTSDSVASQCVIKLYEAGEIQVIDKSDPQQFSQFGAHFISDIDQPQACNFASFVPFSEDTPLQRAEWIKYLGIFANLEDRANWVYNAVKANYICLSNASSSRTSFRPNVAWMEYSNGIWLFTKETYKLKYVEDAGGENIDKSINKITYNVSDPDELEAFHAILCTVEVIIDETYTSDPAAYNLSNFLQNVKVEDHSCFGFLSNNSLWRYDKRIQNSTALDWYNGAVSQPQLVLADLIEALFPTGNYTTTYFRNIAKNEGVIAIGPEMCDRNVSLAMEPTILPCA from the exons ATGCAGTGtatttccatatatattatGGACAGACCTTCAGAGTCATCAAGAACGCCATTGATGCCAATAGCTACCTTCTCATCCAG GATGGCAGGAAGGACAAAGTATTGCACCTCAAGAATCAAATCCTTTCTAATCCCACTTTCAAACTATTCAGTTGATACCCAGTTCTTTCCAG TTTCCTTTTTTGAG CTTCTAGGCTCACTACAGAGCATGAAGGGAATGACTTCGGATTCAGTGGCTTCTCAATGCGTAATAAAACTGTATGAAGCTGGAGAAATCCAAGTGATTGATAAAAGTGATCCACAACAATTTTCACAATTTGGAGCACATTTTATTAGTGACATCGATCAACCTCAAGCATGCAATTTCGCATCTTTTGTTCCTTTTTCGGAGGATACCCCTTTgcag AGAGCTGAATGGATCAAGTACTTGGGAATTTTTGCAAACCTTGAAGATAGAGCAAATTGGGTCTATAATGCA GTTAAAGCGAATTATATATGCTTGAGTAATGCTTCTTCCAGCAGGACATCGTTCAGACCAAATGTAGCTTGGATGGAGTACTCGAAT GGTATATGGTTGTTTACCAAAGAAACATACAAGTTAAAG TATGTGGAAGATGCAGGGGGAGAAAACATCGACAAATCTATAAACAAAATCACCTATAATGTCTCCGATCCTGATGAATTGGAGGCATTCCATGCCATTCTATGT ACTGTGGAAGTGATTATTGATGAGACATACACTTCAGACCCAGCTGCATACAATCTATCAAACTTTCTCCAAAATGTAAAAGTGGAAGATCATTCTTGTTTTGGTTTTCTCTCAAACAATAGCTTATGGAGATACGATAAGAGAATTCAAAACTCTACTGCTTTGG ACTGGTATAATGGAGCGGTTTCCCAACCACAACTAGTTCTAGCAGATCTTATTGAGGCATTGTTTCCTACAGGAAACTACACTACAACGTACTTTAGGAATATTGCAAAG AATGAAGGAGTTATAGCAATTGGTCCTGAAATGTGTGATAGGAATGTATCCTTGGCAATGGAGCCTACCATATTACCTTGTGCATAA
- the LOC107416187 gene encoding uncharacterized protein LOC107416187 isoform X2, with protein sequence MAFSYVICNNGGGGGIVVKILLLVFLFELIEGASTPAVEVLGNISKVEDAVYFHIYYGQTFRVIKNAIDANSYLLIQSDSRMAGRTKYCTSRIKSFLIPLSNYSVDTQFFPVSFFELLGSLQSMKGMTSDSVASQCVIKLYEAGEIQVIDKSDPQQFSQFGAHFISDIDQPQACNFASFVPFSEDTPLQRAEWIKYLGIFANLEDRANWVKANYICLSNASSSRTSFRPNVAWMEYSNGIWLFTKETYKLKYVEDAGGENIDKSINKITYNVSDPDELEAFHAILCTVEVIIDETYTSDPAAYNLSNFLQNVKVEDHSCFGFLSNNSLWRYDKRIQNSTALDWYNGAVSQPQLVLADLIEALFPTGNYTTTYFRNIAKNEGVIAIGPEMCDRNVSLAMEPTILPCA encoded by the exons atggcattttcttatgttatttgtaacaatggtggtggtggtggaataGTAGTCAAAATCTTGTTGTTGGTGTTTTTGTTTGAGTTGATTGAAGGAGCTTCAACTCCGGCAGTGGAAGTGTTGGGGAACATATCCAAGGTGGAAGATGCAGTGtatttccatatatattatGGACAGACCTTCAGAGTCATCAAGAACGCCATTGATGCCAATAGCTACCTTCTCATCCAG AGTGATTCAAGGATGGCAGGAAGGACAAAGTATTGCACCTCAAGAATCAAATCCTTTCTAATCCCACTTTCAAACTATTCAGTTGATACCCAGTTCTTTCCAG TTTCCTTTTTTGAG CTTCTAGGCTCACTACAGAGCATGAAGGGAATGACTTCGGATTCAGTGGCTTCTCAATGCGTAATAAAACTGTATGAAGCTGGAGAAATCCAAGTGATTGATAAAAGTGATCCACAACAATTTTCACAATTTGGAGCACATTTTATTAGTGACATCGATCAACCTCAAGCATGCAATTTCGCATCTTTTGTTCCTTTTTCGGAGGATACCCCTTTgcag AGAGCTGAATGGATCAAGTACTTGGGAATTTTTGCAAACCTTGAAGATAGAGCAAATTGG GTTAAAGCGAATTATATATGCTTGAGTAATGCTTCTTCCAGCAGGACATCGTTCAGACCAAATGTAGCTTGGATGGAGTACTCGAAT GGTATATGGTTGTTTACCAAAGAAACATACAAGTTAAAG TATGTGGAAGATGCAGGGGGAGAAAACATCGACAAATCTATAAACAAAATCACCTATAATGTCTCCGATCCTGATGAATTGGAGGCATTCCATGCCATTCTATGT ACTGTGGAAGTGATTATTGATGAGACATACACTTCAGACCCAGCTGCATACAATCTATCAAACTTTCTCCAAAATGTAAAAGTGGAAGATCATTCTTGTTTTGGTTTTCTCTCAAACAATAGCTTATGGAGATACGATAAGAGAATTCAAAACTCTACTGCTTTGG ACTGGTATAATGGAGCGGTTTCCCAACCACAACTAGTTCTAGCAGATCTTATTGAGGCATTGTTTCCTACAGGAAACTACACTACAACGTACTTTAGGAATATTGCAAAG AATGAAGGAGTTATAGCAATTGGTCCTGAAATGTGTGATAGGAATGTATCCTTGGCAATGGAGCCTACCATATTACCTTGTGCATAA
- the LOC107416187 gene encoding uncharacterized protein LOC107416187 isoform X1, translating into MAFSYVICNNGGGGGIVVKILLLVFLFELIEGASTPAVEVLGNISKVEDAVYFHIYYGQTFRVIKNAIDANSYLLIQSDSRMAGRTKYCTSRIKSFLIPLSNYSVDTQFFPVSFFELLGSLQSMKGMTSDSVASQCVIKLYEAGEIQVIDKSDPQQFSQFGAHFISDIDQPQACNFASFVPFSEDTPLQRAEWIKYLGIFANLEDRANWVYNAVKANYICLSNASSSRTSFRPNVAWMEYSNGIWLFTKETYKLKYVEDAGGENIDKSINKITYNVSDPDELEAFHAILCTVEVIIDETYTSDPAAYNLSNFLQNVKVEDHSCFGFLSNNSLWRYDKRIQNSTALDWYNGAVSQPQLVLADLIEALFPTGNYTTTYFRNIAKNEGVIAIGPEMCDRNVSLAMEPTILPCA; encoded by the exons atggcattttcttatgttatttgtaacaatggtggtggtggtggaataGTAGTCAAAATCTTGTTGTTGGTGTTTTTGTTTGAGTTGATTGAAGGAGCTTCAACTCCGGCAGTGGAAGTGTTGGGGAACATATCCAAGGTGGAAGATGCAGTGtatttccatatatattatGGACAGACCTTCAGAGTCATCAAGAACGCCATTGATGCCAATAGCTACCTTCTCATCCAG AGTGATTCAAGGATGGCAGGAAGGACAAAGTATTGCACCTCAAGAATCAAATCCTTTCTAATCCCACTTTCAAACTATTCAGTTGATACCCAGTTCTTTCCAG TTTCCTTTTTTGAG CTTCTAGGCTCACTACAGAGCATGAAGGGAATGACTTCGGATTCAGTGGCTTCTCAATGCGTAATAAAACTGTATGAAGCTGGAGAAATCCAAGTGATTGATAAAAGTGATCCACAACAATTTTCACAATTTGGAGCACATTTTATTAGTGACATCGATCAACCTCAAGCATGCAATTTCGCATCTTTTGTTCCTTTTTCGGAGGATACCCCTTTgcag AGAGCTGAATGGATCAAGTACTTGGGAATTTTTGCAAACCTTGAAGATAGAGCAAATTGGGTCTATAATGCA GTTAAAGCGAATTATATATGCTTGAGTAATGCTTCTTCCAGCAGGACATCGTTCAGACCAAATGTAGCTTGGATGGAGTACTCGAAT GGTATATGGTTGTTTACCAAAGAAACATACAAGTTAAAG TATGTGGAAGATGCAGGGGGAGAAAACATCGACAAATCTATAAACAAAATCACCTATAATGTCTCCGATCCTGATGAATTGGAGGCATTCCATGCCATTCTATGT ACTGTGGAAGTGATTATTGATGAGACATACACTTCAGACCCAGCTGCATACAATCTATCAAACTTTCTCCAAAATGTAAAAGTGGAAGATCATTCTTGTTTTGGTTTTCTCTCAAACAATAGCTTATGGAGATACGATAAGAGAATTCAAAACTCTACTGCTTTGG ACTGGTATAATGGAGCGGTTTCCCAACCACAACTAGTTCTAGCAGATCTTATTGAGGCATTGTTTCCTACAGGAAACTACACTACAACGTACTTTAGGAATATTGCAAAG AATGAAGGAGTTATAGCAATTGGTCCTGAAATGTGTGATAGGAATGTATCCTTGGCAATGGAGCCTACCATATTACCTTGTGCATAA
- the LOC107416186 gene encoding UTP--glucose-1-phosphate uridylyltransferase: MAAAAAALSPADAEKLSNLKSSVAGLNQISEDEKKGFINLVSRYLSGEAQHVEWSKIQTPTDEVVVPYDSLAPVSDDPAEIKKLLDKLVVLKLNGGLGTTMGCTGPKSVIEVRNGLTFLDLIVIQIENLNSKYGSNVPLLLMNSFNTHDDTLKIVEKYSQSSVEIHTFNQSQYPRLVVEDFSPLASKGVTGKDGWYPPGHGDVFPSLKNSGKLDALLSKGKEYVFVANSDNLGAIVDLKILNHLIRNKNEYCMEVTPKTLADVKGGTLISYEGRVQLLEIAQVPDEHVGEFKSIEKFKIFNTNNLWVNLNAIKRLVEADGLKMEIIPNPKEVEGFKVLQLETAAGAAIRFFDHAIGVNVPRSRFLPVKATSDLLLVQSDLYTLSDGFVTRNPARKNPANPSIELGPEFKKVGNFLSRFKSIPSIIELDSLKVAGDVWFGSGVVLKGKVNITAKSGVKVEIPDGAVLENKTINGPEDL, encoded by the exons ATGGCTGCTGCCGCTGCTGCTCTTAGCCCTGCGGATGCCGAGAAGCTCTCCAATCTCAAATCTTCTGTGGCTGGACTTAACCAAATCAG TGAGGATGAGAAGAAGGGATTCATCAACCTCGTTTCTCGCTATCTCAG CGGCGAAGCGCAGCATGTTGAATGGAGTAAGATCCAGACACCTACTGATGAGGTAGTCGTTCCTTATGACAGCCTGGCACCCGTTTCTGATG ATCCTGCTGAAATCAAGAAGCTGTTGGACAAGCTTGTTGTGCTAAAGCTTAATGGAGGTTTGGGGACAACAATGGGTTGCACTGGTCCCAA GTCGGTCATTGAAGTTCGTAATGGATTGACTTTTCTTGACTTGATTGTCATTCAAATTGAG AATCTCAATTCTAAATATGGTTCCAATGTTCCCTTGCTTCTAATGAACTCGTTCAACACTCATGATGATACATTGAAG ATTGTTGAGAAGTACTCACAGTCAAGTGTTGAGATTCATACTTTCAACCAG AGCCAGTATCCTCGTCTGGTTGTTGAAGATTTTTCACCACTTGCATCCAAAGGAGTGACTGGCAAGGATGGATG GTATCCTCCTGGCCATGGTGATGTATTCCCCTCCTTGAAGAACAGTGGCAAACTCGATGCCTTATTGTCCAAG GGAAAGGAGTATGTGTTTGTAGCCAACTCGGATAACTTGGGTGCCATCGTCGACTTGA AAATATTAAATCATTTGATTCGAAACAAGAATGAATATTGCATGGAG GTTACACCAAAAACCTTGGCTGATGTGAAGGGTGGCACTCTTATTTCTTATGAAGGAAGGGTTCAG CTTCTGGAAATTGCTCAAGTCCCTGATGAACAT GTCGGTGAATTCAAGTCAATAGAgaagttcaaaatttttaacACAAACAACTT GTGGGTGAACTTGAATGCAATTAAAAGGCTTGTGGAAGCTGATGGACTTAAGATGGAGATTATCCcaaatccaaag GAAGTGGAAGGATTCAAGGTACTTCAGCTAGAAACTGCAGCTGGTGCAGCAATACGG TTCTTTGATCATGCTATTGGTGTCAATGTGCCTCGATCTCGATTCCTTCCAGTGAAGGCTACTTCAGATTTGCTTCTTGTTCAG TCTGATCTTTATACCTTATCTGATGGCTTTGTCACCCGCAATCCGGCAAGAAAAAATCCTGCAAATCCTTCTATTGAACTGGGGCCTGAGTTCAAGAAG GTTGGCAACTTCTTGAGCCGATTCAAGTCGATCCCTAGTATCATTGAGCTTGACAGCCTCAAGGTTGCTGGTGATGTGTGGTTTGGTTCTGGAGTTGTTCTCAAG GGGAAAGTAAACATCACAGCAAAATCTGGGGTGAAGGTGGAAATTCCTGATGGAGCTGTGCTTGAAAACAAG ACCATTAATGGCCCTGAGGATCTGTGA